A single region of the Rhizobium grahamii genome encodes:
- a CDS encoding gluconokinase, protein MSMAASRLRSERVSRIVLMGVSGCGKTTVGVALGARLGLPYIDGDDLHPPENIAKMSRSEPLDDSDRWPWLAQVGDALASLNGGAIVGCSALKRVYRERISREVGAPVTFVHLAGSRGLIGQRLAERSGHFMPTSLLDSQFASLEPPSADEQAITVDIDQPFDKIIAHIVRALEEQDK, encoded by the coding sequence ATGTCGATGGCGGCATCACGGCTTCGCTCTGAGCGCGTTTCGCGCATCGTTCTGATGGGTGTTTCCGGCTGCGGGAAAACGACCGTTGGGGTTGCCCTCGGCGCGCGGCTCGGATTGCCGTATATCGATGGAGACGACCTCCATCCGCCTGAAAACATTGCGAAGATGAGCCGGTCCGAACCCCTCGACGATTCCGATCGCTGGCCATGGCTGGCGCAGGTCGGCGATGCTCTGGCCTCCCTCAACGGAGGAGCAATCGTTGGATGCTCGGCCCTGAAGCGCGTCTATCGCGAACGGATAAGTCGTGAGGTTGGAGCGCCCGTTACCTTCGTGCATCTTGCCGGGTCTCGCGGCCTCATCGGCCAGCGGTTGGCTGAAAGGTCAGGCCACTTCATGCCGACGAGCCTGCTGGACAGTCAGTTCGCCAGCCTCGAACCGCCGAGCGCGGACGAACAGGCGATAACTGTCGACATCGACCAGCCGTTCGACAAAATCATTGCGCACATCGTTCGTGCCTTAGAGGAGCAGGATAAATGA
- a CDS encoding NAD(P)-dependent oxidoreductase, whose product MTNRVALIGAGAMGGAIGSRLVQTGNQLTVFDLDPQKVAALTDIGASSAKSAAEAAATADFVIFSLNSPRIVRAAAFGPGGVADLARPGTLLIDMSSIDPDETRELAAEAEQKGLRWVDSPLSGGAPKALTGELTLMAGGRTEDVEDAHRVLKHLATNYTHMGPAGAGQTTKLINQVLCGLNFLAVAEATQLAIDAGVDAIKIPQALRGGRADSAILQEYMPRFVTKDYRRTGRIDNMVKDLNGAQDLARRTNTAMPLTAVCAEIHRMLTAAGLGGEDQAALMEFFKGTKGEVSE is encoded by the coding sequence ATGACGAACCGGGTAGCACTTATCGGCGCGGGCGCGATGGGTGGCGCGATCGGAAGCCGCCTCGTCCAGACGGGAAATCAGCTTACCGTCTTCGATCTCGATCCTCAGAAGGTGGCCGCGCTGACGGACATCGGCGCATCGTCCGCAAAGAGTGCAGCCGAAGCCGCAGCGACCGCTGATTTTGTCATCTTCAGCTTGAACTCCCCTCGGATCGTGAGGGCAGCGGCCTTTGGCCCTGGCGGCGTTGCGGATCTCGCTCGGCCCGGCACGCTGCTGATCGATATGTCTTCGATCGATCCGGATGAGACGCGCGAGCTCGCGGCGGAGGCCGAACAAAAGGGACTGCGCTGGGTCGACAGCCCGCTATCCGGCGGGGCGCCGAAGGCATTGACTGGCGAGCTGACGCTTATGGCCGGCGGGCGAACCGAAGATGTCGAAGATGCCCACCGGGTCCTGAAGCACCTTGCGACGAACTATACGCATATGGGTCCTGCGGGCGCCGGCCAGACGACGAAGCTCATCAATCAGGTGCTTTGCGGCCTGAATTTTCTCGCGGTCGCCGAGGCGACGCAGCTCGCGATCGACGCCGGCGTCGATGCGATCAAGATCCCGCAGGCGCTTCGGGGAGGGCGCGCCGACAGTGCGATCCTTCAAGAGTACATGCCGCGTTTCGTGACCAAGGACTACCGCCGCACGGGCCGTATCGACAACATGGTCAAGGATCTCAACGGTGCGCAGGATCTGGCGCGTCGGACGAACACCGCCATGCCGCTGACGGCCGTATGCGCGGAGATCCATCGCATGCTGACGGCTGCGGGGCTGGGCGGCGAGGATCAGGCTGCGCTTATGGAGTTTTTCAAGGGTACAAAAGGGGAGGTCTCGGAATGA
- a CDS encoding LacI family DNA-binding transcriptional regulator, with translation MTVSRAFKGENLISPDTRNAILEAAESLGYVFDATASSLRSQKTDFVAVTIPSVNNANFADTVGGLSDTVAAHGMQILLGYTNYDVVEEERLIEQLLRRKPQAIVVTGGKHTPRARRLLENAHIPIIETWDAPGEPIGHYVGFSNANAVREMVDHLVGVGYRKIAFIGGDASRDTRGSDRRLGFIEALTNHGLDANRLISAGVPPISMREGAEAMARLLKDFPDTEAVICVSDLSAFGALTECQRRQISVPSDIAIGGFGDYEIGDICVPRLTTINVGARQIGVETGRLLLSILDGNSDASNVTIVPRLIVRETTR, from the coding sequence ATGACGGTGTCACGTGCGTTCAAGGGCGAGAACTTGATCAGCCCGGACACGCGCAACGCGATCCTGGAGGCGGCCGAGTCGTTGGGCTACGTGTTCGACGCCACGGCGTCGAGCCTGCGCTCACAGAAGACCGATTTCGTCGCTGTCACCATTCCGTCCGTCAACAATGCTAACTTCGCCGATACTGTCGGGGGGCTGTCGGACACGGTGGCCGCTCATGGCATGCAGATTTTGCTCGGCTATACGAATTACGATGTGGTCGAAGAGGAGCGGCTGATCGAGCAGCTGCTTCGAAGGAAGCCACAGGCGATCGTCGTCACCGGGGGCAAGCATACGCCCCGCGCGCGCCGCCTTCTCGAAAATGCCCACATACCTATCATCGAGACATGGGATGCGCCGGGCGAACCGATCGGGCACTACGTCGGCTTTTCGAATGCGAACGCTGTTCGAGAGATGGTCGATCATCTCGTCGGCGTTGGTTATCGGAAGATCGCCTTCATCGGGGGGGATGCGAGCCGGGATACGCGCGGTAGCGACCGCCGGCTCGGGTTCATCGAGGCTCTTACGAACCATGGCCTCGATGCGAACAGGCTTATTTCTGCTGGAGTTCCGCCGATCTCGATGCGGGAGGGCGCAGAAGCCATGGCGCGGCTTCTCAAGGACTTTCCTGATACGGAGGCCGTGATTTGCGTATCGGACCTTTCGGCATTCGGAGCCCTCACGGAATGTCAACGGCGCCAGATCTCGGTGCCGAGCGATATCGCGATCGGTGGCTTCGGTGACTACGAGATCGGTGACATCTGTGTACCTCGCCTGACCACAATCAACGTCGGGGCTCGCCAGATCGGTGTCGAGACGGGCAGGCTTCTCCTGAGCATCCTGGACGGCAACTCGGACGCGTCAAACGTAACGATCGTCCCGAGACTTATCGTTCGCGAGACGACGCGATAG
- a CDS encoding GFA family protein: MSMSYAGGCACGAIRYEIAGDPAIMLDCQCRQCQRDSGTGHQSHLTFVAAEVKVEGEATHWQTVGDGGTVKRRAFCPVCGSSVYLTFPTMPDVFIVTPASLDDPARYKPQLVSWTAAGYLWDHIDPALPTFDKMPTR; encoded by the coding sequence ATGAGCATGTCTTATGCTGGTGGTTGCGCTTGTGGCGCGATCCGATACGAGATCGCAGGCGATCCGGCCATCATGCTTGATTGCCAGTGCCGCCAGTGCCAACGCGACAGCGGAACCGGCCATCAGTCGCACCTGACCTTCGTCGCGGCCGAGGTCAAGGTCGAAGGCGAGGCAACGCATTGGCAGACCGTGGGTGACGGAGGAACCGTGAAGCGGCGCGCCTTCTGCCCGGTCTGCGGCTCGTCCGTCTACCTGACATTTCCCACCATGCCCGATGTGTTCATCGTCACGCCGGCAAGCCTTGACGACCCAGCTCGCTACAAGCCGCAACTGGTATCCTGGACTGCCGCCGGATATCTTTGGGATCACATAGACCCGGCTCTGCCGACGTTCGACAAAATGCCGACGAGGTAG
- a CDS encoding SRPBCC family protein, producing the protein MTDTASQDRQAIVVDEVFSHSREVVWKTLTNGDLIGRWLMAPNGFKPVVGSQFTFQTRPAGEWDGTIHCEVLEVVENERLSYAWRGGHAGNEGYGSKLETVVTFILSSLETGTRLRLIHSGFQRPTNDTAYQNMSEGWKKVVKKLDTVIAEEASSTTFH; encoded by the coding sequence ATGACCGACACCGCAAGCCAGGACAGACAAGCGATTGTCGTCGATGAGGTCTTTTCGCATTCTCGAGAGGTTGTCTGGAAGACACTGACAAACGGCGACCTGATCGGTCGGTGGTTGATGGCGCCAAACGGCTTCAAGCCCGTGGTTGGCAGTCAGTTCACCTTTCAAACCCGACCCGCGGGTGAATGGGACGGCACCATTCATTGCGAGGTACTCGAGGTCGTGGAAAACGAGCGACTTTCATACGCATGGAGGGGCGGCCACGCGGGAAATGAGGGGTACGGTTCGAAGCTGGAAACGGTGGTCACCTTCATTCTTTCCAGCCTAGAGACAGGGACGCGTCTGCGTCTTATTCACTCCGGTTTCCAACGTCCGACGAACGACACAGCCTATCAGAACATGAGCGAGGGCTGGAAGAAGGTCGTCAAGAAGCTCGACACGGTGATCGCCGAAGAGGCGTCTTCGACAACATTCCATTGA
- a CDS encoding ArsR/SmtB family transcription factor gives MIEPEDLTTVIRALADPTRRAVFERIANTGEITVVELTRGSNVTQGAISQHLKSLKKAGLVSERPEGRNVYYRAQPGGLAPLADWMSHYGVFWRDRFADLRNLLKEIDP, from the coding sequence ATGATTGAACCTGAAGACCTGACGACTGTCATCCGCGCCCTCGCCGATCCGACCCGGCGGGCTGTATTCGAGCGCATCGCCAATACCGGCGAAATTACCGTCGTTGAATTGACCCGCGGCAGCAACGTGACCCAGGGCGCCATTTCGCAGCACCTGAAGTCTCTGAAAAAGGCGGGGCTCGTCAGCGAACGCCCGGAAGGTCGCAATGTCTACTATCGCGCTCAACCAGGTGGGCTCGCGCCGTTGGCCGACTGGATGTCGCACTATGGCGTCTTCTGGCGTGATCGTTTCGCCGACCTGAGAAACCTGCTGAAGGAAATCGACCCATGA
- a CDS encoding type I glyceraldehyde-3-phosphate dehydrogenase, which yields MSKRKTTIAINGFGRIGRSILRILLSGQRDLDLVLINDVAPLESCAYLFQYDSVFGAWPDDVVADNGVLQVGSRRIPFHGARDIRDLNLEGVDVFLECTGQPYTREFVSRAIEAGAKRVLISGPAEAADVTVVLGANEAVIDTQTIISNASCTTNALAPILKVIDEAYGVVGGQMTTVHCYTGSQPTVDQPRDDFARSRAAALSMVPTSTSAHKLLGKVLPGLAGKIEARAIRVPTASVSAIDLTVSLDRAPTLNEAREHLRDAVKLSAVLGWIEKPLVSVDLRARSESLVISGPEVSVSPGGLLRVFGWYDNEWGFANRMLDMAMLLGGKIPPR from the coding sequence ATGTCAAAACGGAAGACAACGATTGCCATCAACGGTTTTGGCAGGATCGGCCGATCCATTCTGCGGATCCTGCTGAGCGGCCAGCGCGACCTCGACCTGGTGCTGATCAACGATGTCGCGCCATTGGAGAGCTGTGCCTATCTCTTTCAGTATGACAGCGTGTTCGGCGCTTGGCCGGACGACGTGGTGGCTGACAATGGCGTCTTGCAAGTCGGCTCGCGTCGCATTCCATTTCACGGTGCGCGCGATATTCGCGATCTGAATCTCGAAGGCGTCGATGTGTTTCTGGAGTGCACCGGCCAGCCCTACACACGGGAATTCGTGTCCCGGGCGATCGAGGCCGGGGCGAAGCGGGTTCTCATCTCCGGACCCGCGGAGGCAGCGGATGTCACGGTCGTACTGGGTGCGAACGAGGCTGTTATTGATACGCAGACGATCATCTCGAATGCCTCATGCACGACTAACGCACTGGCACCAATCCTCAAGGTGATCGACGAAGCCTATGGCGTTGTCGGTGGACAGATGACCACCGTTCACTGTTACACGGGGAGCCAGCCGACCGTCGATCAGCCGCGCGATGATTTCGCGAGAAGCCGGGCTGCCGCGCTTTCGATGGTTCCGACCAGCACCAGCGCACACAAGCTGCTCGGCAAGGTGCTGCCCGGCCTTGCTGGCAAGATCGAGGCGCGCGCGATCCGCGTTCCAACGGCGAGCGTATCCGCCATCGACCTGACCGTGTCGCTCGATCGTGCTCCGACACTCAATGAAGCCCGAGAACACCTGCGCGATGCAGTAAAGCTATCGGCGGTACTTGGATGGATTGAGAAGCCGCTGGTCTCCGTCGACCTGCGCGCTCGGTCCGAATCCCTGGTCATCTCCGGGCCAGAGGTTTCGGTATCTCCCGGCGGGCTTCTGCGCGTATTCGGATGGTACGACAACGAGTGGGGCTTCGCGAACAGGATGCTTGATATGGCGATGCTTCTGGGCGGGAAAATCCCGCCGCGCTAG
- a CDS encoding VIT1/CCC1 transporter family protein — protein sequence MKPTLLDDISEIIDPGDALGEVLFGLIMALTWTVGSRLVFKQEGLDVGELVIATIGCNLAWGIIDAILFILGTTFYRSRRVRLFRQIKAAKNETTALAVIAKEFPVDEMPLSPKAGDTDALYRALLMLAKRADPANAPLSKADMLAALVIFCLVTATAVPAVIPFLFIGNPDLALRVSNLFLIILLFITGYAWANSSGGRPFHAGITMTCLGLVLVAIAVALGG from the coding sequence ATGAAACCAACGTTGCTCGACGACATTTCCGAAATCATCGATCCCGGCGACGCGCTTGGCGAGGTTCTGTTTGGACTGATCATGGCGCTGACCTGGACCGTCGGCTCCAGGCTCGTTTTTAAACAGGAAGGCTTGGATGTCGGCGAACTGGTCATTGCGACGATCGGCTGCAACCTCGCCTGGGGTATCATCGATGCAATTCTCTTCATTCTCGGCACCACCTTCTACAGGAGTCGGCGCGTGCGCCTCTTTCGGCAGATCAAGGCCGCGAAGAACGAAACCACAGCACTTGCCGTGATCGCAAAAGAGTTTCCCGTCGATGAAATGCCGCTGTCTCCGAAGGCCGGCGATACCGATGCGCTCTATCGAGCGCTTCTTATGCTGGCGAAGCGAGCTGACCCTGCGAACGCCCCACTGTCAAAAGCCGATATGCTGGCCGCGCTGGTTATCTTCTGCCTGGTCACCGCTACCGCCGTGCCTGCAGTGATCCCTTTCCTTTTCATCGGCAATCCGGATCTGGCCTTGAGGGTCAGCAACTTGTTCCTGATAATCCTGCTGTTCATCACCGGCTATGCGTGGGCGAACTCCTCGGGAGGCCGGCCGTTTCACGCAGGCATCACGATGACCTGCCTCGGATTGGTGTTGGTGGCAATCGCGGTCGCGCTCGGAGGCTAG
- a CDS encoding adenylate/guanylate cyclase domain-containing protein: MSEVDVLFATLRQAADPQTVDRIESVVMSGADRDLNRINALAFADAHQLDQEKTIAALLHAARIGAFEMTWNVLCPGCGGVLDTGATLKGVDRETYHCALCAAGYEPTLDEMVEVTFTVSPRVRRIEAHDPDRLSPIEYYRQIFFSSGVDLPEDFEAKFSRSLLELIELAPGEKAFLSLQLPAQFVIIFDAVTHSARFLDVKGDATSERQNLSMVISQGHAVNETLELRPGLLRLTLENHTDRRVVPNVCVAGDDLHEILGRRRPFLTAKRLLTNQSFRDIYRTDTLDVDQRLKITSLTFLFTDLRGSTALYERVGDLAAFDLVRAHFRVLHEIVAAEAGAVVKTIGDAVMATFPTPDRAVAAALRMREAMLRLNTEHGSDDLLLKIGIHEGPCLAVNLNDRQDYFGQTVNIASRVQGLADPNVIMTTEAIVGDAHVSEILRHSGIASVSRMEELQGIAREVRIFALS, from the coding sequence ATGAGCGAAGTCGACGTGCTTTTTGCCACCCTGCGCCAGGCGGCAGACCCGCAGACGGTTGATCGTATCGAGAGCGTGGTCATGTCCGGTGCGGATCGCGATCTCAACCGCATAAATGCGCTTGCCTTCGCGGACGCGCACCAACTCGATCAGGAAAAGACCATTGCAGCGCTTCTGCATGCAGCGCGCATAGGGGCCTTCGAGATGACCTGGAACGTCCTATGTCCGGGATGCGGTGGCGTCCTCGACACCGGCGCGACCCTCAAGGGCGTTGATCGCGAGACCTATCATTGCGCGCTATGCGCGGCCGGATACGAGCCGACCCTGGACGAGATGGTCGAGGTCACCTTCACGGTCAGCCCGAGAGTGCGCAGGATTGAGGCTCACGACCCCGATCGCCTCTCCCCGATCGAATACTATCGCCAGATCTTCTTCAGCTCCGGAGTCGATCTGCCGGAAGATTTCGAAGCGAAATTCTCCCGAAGCCTTTTGGAGTTGATCGAACTGGCCCCAGGAGAAAAGGCGTTCCTTTCTCTGCAATTGCCGGCGCAATTTGTCATCATCTTCGACGCAGTGACGCACTCGGCGCGGTTCCTCGATGTGAAGGGTGATGCTACGAGCGAGCGCCAGAACCTTTCGATGGTCATCAGTCAGGGGCACGCGGTAAATGAGACACTTGAATTGCGTCCAGGCCTGCTCCGGCTGACGCTCGAGAACCACACCGATCGCAGGGTGGTGCCGAACGTCTGCGTCGCGGGAGATGACCTTCATGAAATACTGGGCCGCAGGAGGCCCTTTCTGACAGCCAAGCGCCTACTGACCAACCAGAGCTTTCGGGACATCTATCGCACCGACACGCTCGACGTTGATCAGCGCCTCAAGATCACGAGCCTGACCTTCCTGTTCACAGACCTGAGGGGCTCGACCGCTCTTTATGAGCGAGTCGGAGATCTCGCCGCATTTGATCTCGTACGCGCGCATTTCAGGGTTCTTCACGAGATTGTCGCCGCCGAGGCGGGAGCGGTCGTCAAGACCATAGGCGACGCCGTGATGGCGACCTTCCCGACACCTGATCGCGCGGTGGCGGCGGCGCTGAGGATGCGCGAAGCGATGCTTCGGCTGAATACCGAACACGGCAGCGACGATCTCCTTTTGAAGATCGGCATTCACGAGGGACCTTGCCTCGCGGTCAACCTGAACGATCGGCAGGACTACTTCGGGCAGACGGTGAACATTGCCTCCCGCGTACAAGGCCTTGCCGATCCCAATGTGATTATGACCACGGAGGCGATCGTCGGGGACGCCCACGTTTCAGAGATCCTCCGGCACAGCGGCATTGCTTCGGTGTCCCGCATGGAAGAGCTTCAGGGCATAGCGCGGGAAGTCAGGATCTTCGCCCTGTCGTGA
- a CDS encoding pyridoxamine 5'-phosphate oxidase family protein — translation MLDGVKSNFSPWHEGELELQRRLGVADQMDPVGRKVLRNFLLDQHREFYPLLPFIIIGAVDPDGAPWATIRAGEPGFLHSPDPLTLAIDARRDPGDPADRGMEDGDPIGLVGVDLVTRRRNRLNGTIRRDSDNGFSVVVGQSFGNCPRYIQNRHFAFVRDPAKQPTSIPVITDRLTDDARRIIATSDTFFVASYADRDDDGRQVDVSHRGGKPGFVRVDADGGLTIPDFNGNLFFSTLGNFVVNPRAGLLFIDDETGDVLQLTGRVELILDSPEIAAFEGAERLWRVMPDRVVLRPDALPLRWTFAENGFSPSSLMTGSWEEAQRRLKAVTTANTWRRFRVERTVDESATVRSLHLAPTDAEALVPHRAGQHLPIRIVDGAGHIRRSYTISSAPADHQYRLSIKKEGRGSQLLHSLRPGDEIEALAPAGNFTIEAMERKRPAVLLAAGIGITPLLSMLRHIVHEGDRTRHRRPVWLFRSSRSAAERPFDREIEELVERSRGTVRDIRVLSAPAAGDEGAYDVAGRINVELLKQYLPFGDYDFYLCGPSSFMQGIHDGLRGLDVSEERIHAEAFGPSTFKRDGQEATAPRAGAKPAASAPTRVIFTQSAKEASWKPGDGSLLELAEARGLSPSYGCRAGNCGECRVPITKGSVSYPSEPSYPVEDSEVLICSAVPADGGDLHLQI, via the coding sequence ATGCTTGATGGCGTCAAATCCAACTTTTCACCGTGGCATGAAGGTGAACTGGAGTTGCAGCGGCGACTGGGCGTTGCCGACCAGATGGATCCCGTCGGGCGCAAGGTGTTGCGCAATTTCCTGCTCGACCAGCATCGCGAATTCTATCCCTTGTTGCCCTTCATCATCATCGGAGCCGTTGATCCGGATGGTGCGCCCTGGGCAACGATACGGGCCGGCGAGCCGGGTTTCCTTCATTCCCCTGATCCCCTGACCTTGGCCATCGACGCTCGGCGCGATCCGGGCGACCCGGCGGATCGGGGGATGGAAGACGGCGATCCGATCGGTCTCGTTGGCGTCGACCTTGTTACCCGGCGACGCAACCGGCTGAATGGCACAATCAGGCGCGACAGCGACAATGGCTTCAGCGTTGTTGTCGGCCAGAGCTTCGGCAACTGCCCGCGCTACATCCAGAACCGCCACTTTGCCTTTGTGCGCGATCCGGCGAAACAGCCGACTTCAATACCCGTGATAACGGACCGTTTGACGGATGACGCACGCCGGATCATCGCGACATCCGATACGTTCTTTGTCGCATCCTACGCAGACCGCGATGATGACGGACGGCAGGTGGATGTCTCGCATCGCGGCGGCAAGCCGGGCTTCGTTCGTGTCGACGCTGATGGAGGGCTGACCATACCGGACTTCAACGGCAATCTGTTCTTCAGCACGCTCGGCAACTTCGTGGTCAATCCCCGCGCAGGGCTGCTGTTCATCGATGATGAAACGGGCGACGTACTTCAGTTGACTGGTCGGGTGGAGCTTATCCTCGATTCCCCCGAGATTGCCGCCTTTGAAGGCGCCGAACGTCTGTGGCGGGTAATGCCTGACAGAGTTGTCCTGAGACCCGACGCACTGCCGCTGCGGTGGACGTTCGCGGAGAACGGATTTTCACCGAGCAGCCTGATGACCGGTAGCTGGGAGGAAGCTCAGCGCCGCCTGAAGGCAGTTACGACGGCGAACACCTGGAGGCGTTTTCGTGTCGAGCGCACCGTCGACGAAAGCGCGACGGTCCGTTCTCTTCATCTCGCGCCAACGGATGCAGAAGCACTCGTTCCGCATCGCGCCGGGCAGCATCTTCCGATCAGGATCGTCGATGGCGCAGGCCACATCAGGCGTAGCTACACCATTTCCAGCGCGCCGGCCGATCACCAATATCGACTGAGCATCAAGAAGGAGGGAAGAGGCTCACAGCTGCTGCATAGCCTGCGGCCGGGCGACGAAATCGAAGCGCTTGCGCCAGCCGGAAACTTCACGATCGAAGCGATGGAGCGGAAGCGGCCCGCTGTCCTGCTTGCCGCTGGCATTGGCATAACACCGTTGCTGTCGATGCTACGCCATATCGTGCACGAAGGCGACAGGACCCGCCATCGCCGCCCGGTCTGGCTTTTCAGGTCGTCGCGCAGCGCTGCCGAGCGACCGTTCGATCGCGAGATCGAGGAACTGGTCGAACGAAGCCGGGGCACCGTGCGCGATATACGCGTGCTCAGTGCGCCGGCCGCGGGCGACGAAGGAGCCTACGATGTCGCCGGGCGCATCAATGTGGAACTGCTGAAGCAGTATTTGCCCTTCGGCGATTATGACTTCTATTTGTGCGGACCATCATCCTTCATGCAGGGAATCCATGATGGGCTGAGAGGACTTGATGTCTCGGAGGAGCGCATTCACGCCGAGGCATTCGGCCCATCGACCTTCAAGCGCGATGGCCAAGAAGCTACGGCACCGCGTGCGGGAGCAAAGCCCGCAGCGTCCGCACCGACGCGGGTCATCTTTACCCAGTCGGCCAAAGAGGCGAGCTGGAAGCCGGGTGACGGCTCGCTGCTGGAACTCGCGGAGGCACGCGGGCTTTCACCATCATACGGCTGCCGTGCCGGAAATTGCGGCGAGTGCCGCGTACCCATTACTAAAGGAAGCGTCAGTTACCCTTCGGAGCCCAGCTATCCAGTGGAGGACAGCGAGGTACTGATCTGCAGCGCGGTGCCCGCTGACGGCGGCGACCTGCACCTTCAGATCTGA
- a CDS encoding glutathione S-transferase family protein has protein sequence MKLYHYPLSGHAHRAVLFLSLLGVKADLVEVDIPNGGHKAPDYLKLNPFGQVPVLEDEGVVVNDSNAILVYVATKLNRKDWLPDDLPTIAKVQKWLSVAAGEIAYGPCAARLITVFGADFRADEVIARAHRILKLIESELTEHRFIVGDRPTIADVALYSYIANAPEGNVDLKPYPEVRHWLARIEALPGFVEFTTTPAGLAA, from the coding sequence ATGAAACTTTATCACTATCCGCTATCGGGCCACGCGCACCGCGCCGTCCTCTTCCTGTCGCTGCTTGGCGTGAAAGCAGACCTAGTGGAGGTCGATATTCCAAATGGCGGTCACAAAGCACCCGACTACCTGAAGCTCAATCCATTCGGCCAGGTTCCGGTCCTCGAAGACGAGGGCGTGGTGGTGAACGATTCCAATGCGATCCTGGTTTACGTCGCCACGAAGCTCAATCGGAAGGATTGGCTGCCCGATGATCTGCCGACGATTGCAAAGGTTCAAAAATGGCTTTCGGTCGCTGCTGGTGAGATCGCCTACGGCCCCTGCGCCGCGCGCCTCATTACGGTCTTCGGCGCCGACTTTCGCGCAGACGAGGTGATCGCCCGCGCGCACCGGATTCTCAAGCTGATCGAAAGCGAGCTCACAGAGCACCGTTTCATCGTTGGCGATCGGCCGACCATCGCCGACGTTGCGCTCTACAGCTACATCGCCAACGCGCCCGAAGGGAATGTGGATCTGAAGCCGTACCCCGAGGTGCGCCATTGGCTGGCGCGTATCGAAGCTTTGCCTGGCTTTGTCGAGTTTACCACCACGCCTGCCGGGCTCGCGGCCTAA
- a CDS encoding LysR family transcriptional regulator, which yields MDRLDAMSVFLAVVDNGSLSAAARALRSPLPTVSRKIAELEAHIGVRLITRTSRRILLTEAGEGYVGAAREILGRVEEAERRASGEYLAPKGDLTMTAPIVFGRLHILPVITEFLKAFPDINMRLTMSDRSVSLADEHIDVALRISDLSENNLIATRLGSIRRIVYASPDYLKRHRRPVHPHELASHDCVAFEGILSAQSWTFREGKQDISVSVRPRLSVNTAEAAVDAAVAGLGVTRVMSYQAKRAVEDGLLIPLLEEFEQPPSPVHLVHISQGVLPLKLRAFLDFAAPRLRTVLR from the coding sequence ATGGATCGTCTCGACGCTATGAGCGTCTTTCTGGCGGTGGTGGACAATGGCAGCCTGTCTGCCGCCGCGCGGGCACTGCGGTCGCCGCTTCCGACGGTTAGCCGCAAGATTGCCGAGCTTGAAGCCCACATTGGCGTCCGATTGATAACGCGGACCAGCCGAAGGATTCTGCTGACGGAAGCGGGGGAAGGTTATGTCGGCGCTGCACGCGAGATATTGGGTCGCGTCGAGGAGGCGGAGCGTCGCGCCTCGGGCGAGTATCTGGCCCCGAAGGGCGATCTGACGATGACGGCGCCGATCGTCTTCGGCCGCCTGCACATCCTGCCGGTGATCACCGAATTCCTGAAAGCGTTTCCTGATATCAATATGCGGCTCACGATGAGTGACCGCTCAGTCAGCCTTGCAGATGAGCACATCGATGTCGCACTCCGCATCAGCGATCTCTCGGAAAACAACCTGATCGCCACCAGGCTCGGCTCCATTCGGCGTATTGTCTATGCCAGCCCCGACTATCTGAAACGCCATCGGCGACCGGTTCATCCTCATGAACTTGCGAGCCACGACTGCGTGGCTTTCGAGGGCATATTGTCGGCGCAGTCCTGGACTTTCAGGGAAGGGAAACAGGACATTTCAGTGTCCGTGCGCCCGCGGCTGTCGGTGAACACGGCCGAGGCGGCCGTCGACGCGGCCGTCGCTGGATTGGGCGTTACAAGAGTGATGTCGTATCAGGCCAAGCGCGCGGTCGAGGATGGCCTCCTGATTCCGCTGCTGGAGGAGTTCGAACAACCCCCGTCACCGGTCCATCTTGTACACATTTCGCAGGGAGTTCTGCCGTTGAAGCTCAGGGCATTCCTCGATTTCGCAGCGCCACGTCTGCGCACTGTCCTGCGATAG